One genomic segment of Acanthopagrus latus isolate v.2019 chromosome 14, fAcaLat1.1, whole genome shotgun sequence includes these proteins:
- the rpap3 gene encoding RNA polymerase II-associated protein 3 isoform X1 encodes MTFPLEGNNMSGGNKAIELQLQMRQNAEDMHSFMRELEGWEKDIKKKDEELRTGGLQESQKQLPPVRNKDYKTKMREKKKKKTKPAGNGDSKGDGSKQDSRIKAYDYRSWDKFDAEKALSELDKEDSPAESNESDSEEAAADQEKALAEKEKGNVFFKEGKFNDAIDCYTRGMGADPYNPVLPTNRATSFFRLKKYAVAESDCNLAIALDSNYFKAYARRGAARFALKKYESALEDYEMVLKLDPGNLEAQNEIKKLKESLGREAPATLSEETKQPQEAPTVDPGQQRLMEEQQRRQEAVVQKDRGNAYFKEGKYEAAVECYSRGMEADSMNVLLPANRAMAFLKLEKFKEAEEDCTTAISLDNTYSKAFARRATARVALGKLQEAKQDFQEVLKLEPGNKQALNELQKLQIAEGSSGLLQTQDGTLRRTVEPIDKPTHLRSTKPLRRIDIEEVSGKVSLSEVESGGSPSFVQEVMRESEEKSSPLSTSPSAKMIKIEEIADVPSHSSDQAASNRQTKQPAPEETVHLPQPSASPSLIVTDLPPPPANSFQLEADLRKIGNQPEVIYRYLRQIKPEAYVNIFHNSLEPNILNQILTTLHDFYIKNEAPAVILEVLKSLASVRRFDMAVMFMSSPETKLVKGLFDFLHQAELEASSVSALQKKYGV; translated from the exons GGAATAACATGTCCGGGGGAAACAAAGCCATTGAGTTACAGCTTCAGATGCGGCAAAATGCTGAGGATATGCACAGCTTCATGAGGGAGCTGGAGGGCTGGGAGAAGGACATCAAGAAGAAGGACGAGGAGCTGAGGACGGGAGGACTCCAGGAGAGCCAG aAGCAGCTCCCACCTGTGCGCAACAAAGActacaaaacaaagatgagggaaaagaagaagaagaagacaaagccAGCAGGCAATGGAGACTCGAAGGGAGACGGGTCCAAACAAGACTCAAGGATAAAAGCATATGATTATCGATCATGGGACAAGTTCGATGCG GAGAAAGCTCTGTCAGAGCTGGATAAGGAGGACAGTCCCGCAGAGTCAAACGAGTCGGACTctgaggaggctgcagctgatcaGGAGAAAGCGCTAGCtgagaaagaaaag ggcaatgtgtttttcaaagagGGGAAGTTCAACGATGCCATTGACTGTTACACCAGAGGGATGGGTGCAGACCCTTACAACCCCGTGCTTCCCACAAACCGAGCCACCTCCTTCTTCAGACTCAAGAA GTACGCTGTGGCAGAGTCCGACTGCAACTTGGCGATTGCTCTGGACAGCAACTACTTCAAAGCGTACGCGCGAAGAGGAGCGGCACGGTTTGCACTGAAGAAATATGAATCTGCACTTGAAG ATTATGAGATGGTTCTCAAGCTCGATCCCGGCAACCTGGAAGCACAGAATGAAATTAAGAAACTCAAAGAG AGCCTCGGACGTGAAGCCCCGGCCACCCTGAGTGAAGAAACCAAGCAGCCACAGGAGGCTCCCACAGTGGACCCTGGGCAGCAGAGACtgatggaggagcagcagagacgaCAGGAGGCAGTTGTACAGAAAGACAGA GGGAATGCTTATTTCAAAGAGGGGAAGTATGAAGCGGCTGTCGAGTGCTACAGCAGAGGCATGGAGGCGGACAGCATGAACGTGCTGCTGCCCGCCAACAGAGCCATGGCCTTCCTCAAGCTCGAGAA GTTtaaggaggcagaggaggactGCACCACAGCCATTTCTCTGGACAACACGTACTCCAAGGCTTTCGCTCGCCGTGCCACAGCCAGAGTGGCTTTAGGAAAACTGCAGGAGGCCAAACAAG attTCCAGGAGGTGTTGAAACTGGAACCAGGGAACAAACAGGCCCTGAATGAGCTCCAGAAACTCCAGATT GCGGAGGGTTCCAGTGGCCTTCTTCAAACACAAGACGGCACCCTGAGGAGAACAGTTGAGCCGATAGACAAGCCAACACATCTCCGCTCAACA AAACCACTGAGGAGGATTGATATTGAAGAAGTGAGTGGAAAGGTGTCGCTGTCTGAGGTGGAGTCAGGTGGATCCCCATCCTTCGTCCAGGAGGTGATGAGGGAGTCTGAGGAGAAGTCCTCCCCACTGTCGACATCACCCAGCgccaaaatgatcaaaatcgagGAGATAGCAGACGTCCCTTCACACTCATCTGACCA AGCCGCGTCAAACAGACAGACCAAACAACCAGCACCAGAGGAAACGGTTCATCTTCCTCAACCGTCCGCCAGCCCCTCCTTGATAGTCACAGATCTGCCTCCTCCACCCGCCAACAGCTTCCAGCTGGAGGCTGACCTCCGTAAGATCGGAAACCAGCCTGAAGTGATTTACAGATATCTGAGG CAAATCAAGCCTGAAGCGTACGTGAACATTTTCCACAACTCCCTAGAACCCAACATTCTCAACCAGATCCTGACGACCCTACATGACTTCTACATCAA GAATGAAGCACCGGCCGTTATACTGGAGGTCCTCAAGAGTCTTGCGAGTGTGAGACGCTTCGACATGGCTGTCATGTTCATGTCGTCCCCAGAGACGAAAC TTGTGAAAGGACTGTTTGACTTCCTCCACCAAGCTGAGCTGGAAGCATCATCTGTCTCGGCCTTACAGAAGAAGTACGGAGTTTGA
- the rpap3 gene encoding RNA polymerase II-associated protein 3 isoform X2: MSGGNKAIELQLQMRQNAEDMHSFMRELEGWEKDIKKKDEELRTGGLQESQKQLPPVRNKDYKTKMREKKKKKTKPAGNGDSKGDGSKQDSRIKAYDYRSWDKFDAEKALSELDKEDSPAESNESDSEEAAADQEKALAEKEKGNVFFKEGKFNDAIDCYTRGMGADPYNPVLPTNRATSFFRLKKYAVAESDCNLAIALDSNYFKAYARRGAARFALKKYESALEDYEMVLKLDPGNLEAQNEIKKLKESLGREAPATLSEETKQPQEAPTVDPGQQRLMEEQQRRQEAVVQKDRGNAYFKEGKYEAAVECYSRGMEADSMNVLLPANRAMAFLKLEKFKEAEEDCTTAISLDNTYSKAFARRATARVALGKLQEAKQDFQEVLKLEPGNKQALNELQKLQIAEGSSGLLQTQDGTLRRTVEPIDKPTHLRSTKPLRRIDIEEVSGKVSLSEVESGGSPSFVQEVMRESEEKSSPLSTSPSAKMIKIEEIADVPSHSSDQAASNRQTKQPAPEETVHLPQPSASPSLIVTDLPPPPANSFQLEADLRKIGNQPEVIYRYLRQIKPEAYVNIFHNSLEPNILNQILTTLHDFYIKNEAPAVILEVLKSLASVRRFDMAVMFMSSPETKLVKGLFDFLHQAELEASSVSALQKKYGV; the protein is encoded by the exons ATGTCCGGGGGAAACAAAGCCATTGAGTTACAGCTTCAGATGCGGCAAAATGCTGAGGATATGCACAGCTTCATGAGGGAGCTGGAGGGCTGGGAGAAGGACATCAAGAAGAAGGACGAGGAGCTGAGGACGGGAGGACTCCAGGAGAGCCAG aAGCAGCTCCCACCTGTGCGCAACAAAGActacaaaacaaagatgagggaaaagaagaagaagaagacaaagccAGCAGGCAATGGAGACTCGAAGGGAGACGGGTCCAAACAAGACTCAAGGATAAAAGCATATGATTATCGATCATGGGACAAGTTCGATGCG GAGAAAGCTCTGTCAGAGCTGGATAAGGAGGACAGTCCCGCAGAGTCAAACGAGTCGGACTctgaggaggctgcagctgatcaGGAGAAAGCGCTAGCtgagaaagaaaag ggcaatgtgtttttcaaagagGGGAAGTTCAACGATGCCATTGACTGTTACACCAGAGGGATGGGTGCAGACCCTTACAACCCCGTGCTTCCCACAAACCGAGCCACCTCCTTCTTCAGACTCAAGAA GTACGCTGTGGCAGAGTCCGACTGCAACTTGGCGATTGCTCTGGACAGCAACTACTTCAAAGCGTACGCGCGAAGAGGAGCGGCACGGTTTGCACTGAAGAAATATGAATCTGCACTTGAAG ATTATGAGATGGTTCTCAAGCTCGATCCCGGCAACCTGGAAGCACAGAATGAAATTAAGAAACTCAAAGAG AGCCTCGGACGTGAAGCCCCGGCCACCCTGAGTGAAGAAACCAAGCAGCCACAGGAGGCTCCCACAGTGGACCCTGGGCAGCAGAGACtgatggaggagcagcagagacgaCAGGAGGCAGTTGTACAGAAAGACAGA GGGAATGCTTATTTCAAAGAGGGGAAGTATGAAGCGGCTGTCGAGTGCTACAGCAGAGGCATGGAGGCGGACAGCATGAACGTGCTGCTGCCCGCCAACAGAGCCATGGCCTTCCTCAAGCTCGAGAA GTTtaaggaggcagaggaggactGCACCACAGCCATTTCTCTGGACAACACGTACTCCAAGGCTTTCGCTCGCCGTGCCACAGCCAGAGTGGCTTTAGGAAAACTGCAGGAGGCCAAACAAG attTCCAGGAGGTGTTGAAACTGGAACCAGGGAACAAACAGGCCCTGAATGAGCTCCAGAAACTCCAGATT GCGGAGGGTTCCAGTGGCCTTCTTCAAACACAAGACGGCACCCTGAGGAGAACAGTTGAGCCGATAGACAAGCCAACACATCTCCGCTCAACA AAACCACTGAGGAGGATTGATATTGAAGAAGTGAGTGGAAAGGTGTCGCTGTCTGAGGTGGAGTCAGGTGGATCCCCATCCTTCGTCCAGGAGGTGATGAGGGAGTCTGAGGAGAAGTCCTCCCCACTGTCGACATCACCCAGCgccaaaatgatcaaaatcgagGAGATAGCAGACGTCCCTTCACACTCATCTGACCA AGCCGCGTCAAACAGACAGACCAAACAACCAGCACCAGAGGAAACGGTTCATCTTCCTCAACCGTCCGCCAGCCCCTCCTTGATAGTCACAGATCTGCCTCCTCCACCCGCCAACAGCTTCCAGCTGGAGGCTGACCTCCGTAAGATCGGAAACCAGCCTGAAGTGATTTACAGATATCTGAGG CAAATCAAGCCTGAAGCGTACGTGAACATTTTCCACAACTCCCTAGAACCCAACATTCTCAACCAGATCCTGACGACCCTACATGACTTCTACATCAA GAATGAAGCACCGGCCGTTATACTGGAGGTCCTCAAGAGTCTTGCGAGTGTGAGACGCTTCGACATGGCTGTCATGTTCATGTCGTCCCCAGAGACGAAAC TTGTGAAAGGACTGTTTGACTTCCTCCACCAAGCTGAGCTGGAAGCATCATCTGTCTCGGCCTTACAGAAGAAGTACGGAGTTTGA
- the LOC119032333 gene encoding hemicentin-1-like — translation MYYKSVDSYRAVETVCSTMVHHAVCTLLLTCLAGFSASDTELGGAVEETSYGPSSVGISGVDVVTVGIPYGFECYADCYPTCQYTWTRGNVTTQGPELDLQLLHIMPPQTLTCTVVNPASGKSASVHKTLRVTAGPSNLQISGPAFLTSGTGANFTCSAYCYPSCSYSWSVVLDEETYSTAQGNTISVTPPTTTVTSETLICQAQDTVSHLFASTSLFLWVASSSDIIITGDSAVVMGQQYSYICSATCIPSCRFTWRYNGKTFMGDEIQIPILHQGQMPKYANHLEITFSDYSKNEPLTCEATNTISQAVISTTMTLTVEDPFTVSPASQAQPVSGKSFSLQCVGSQNPASITWLKDEGPMPASERVHFSPGNVTMTFSPVLQADDGLYQCVVTEGQTPIQSIGYKMQVNYGPSSVTISGVDVVTVGVLYSFQCSASCYPTCQFTWTRGNVTSQGSELSLQLKELQPTQNLSCTAFNPTTGISVTVQKTLRMTAGPSNIQISGPAFLEAGVASIFTCSAYCYPSCSYSWTVVLDKDTYSTAQGNTISVTPPATAVSSETLICEAWDTVPHLNVSKSLLVQVASLSDIIITGDSAVVMGKQYKFTCSATCNPSCEFTWKYMGRIVREEVANSDSYLEITFSDYSKTESLTCEVTNTLSNATITTTKNLTVIDPFSVRPSSQAPPVAGEPFSLQCVGTQDPASITWLKNNQQILASERVHFSADNATVTFSPVLQADGGLYQCLVVEGGNQTLYYDSVEIVEEGGAPILSVGYVMQVNYGPGEVLIVKPNKEPVGQEMFTMDGSTTELQCLTDCFPVCSTTWFYRGGLLSRNASISFTPVTPPYETALTCVAFNSVTKRNRTAATTVVVPDGPKAVIISGPGSLEVGVPASFTCSAECTPSCSFTWTLYGKTVTGSGIDITVNRYVSQESISCQAENTYTGKMATFNETLSVSDPHWCGC, via the exons ATGTATTATAAGAGCGTGGATAGTTACAGAGCTGTTGAGACCGTCTGCAGCACCATGGTTCATCACGCTGTCTGCACGCTGCTGCTCACCTGCCTGGCAG GTTTTTCTGCCAGTGACACTGAGCTGGGTGGAGCCGTGGAGGAGACCTCAT ACGGGCCGTCCTCAGTGGGGATCAGTGGGGTCGACGTAGTGACAGTGGGGATCCCGTATGGTTTCGAGTGCTATGCTGACTGCTACCCTACCTGCCAGTACACCTGGACGAGGGGTAATGTGACCACTCAGGGCCCCGAGCTggacctgcagctcctgcacaTAATGCCACCACAGACCCTGACCTGCACGGTGGTCAACCCTGCGTCCGGGAAGTCAGCCTCCGTCCACAAGACGCTGCGAGTGACTG CCGGTCCATCAAACCTGCAGATCAGCGGTCCAGCCTTTCTGACTTCAGGGACTGGAGCCAACTTTACCTGCTCAGCTTACTGCTACCCGTCCTGCAGCTACTCGTGGTCTGTGGTCTTGGACGAGGAGACGTACAGTACGGCACAAGGCAACACGATATCTGTCACACCGCCGACCACAACTGTCACCTCGGAGACCCTGATCTGCCAGGCTCAGGACACCGTCTCACACCTCTTCGCCTCCACGTCTCTGTTTCTGTGGGTGGCAA GTTCATcggacatcatcatcactggtGACAGTGCAGTGGTAATGGGACAACAGTACTCGTACATATGCTCTGCCACATGCATCCCATCCTGTCGGTTCACTTGGAGGTACAATGGGAAGACTTTCATGGGTGACGAAATCCAGATACCCATTTTACACCAGGGGCAGATGCCAAAGTATGCCAATCACCTGGAGATCACTTTCAGTGACTACTCGAAAAATGAGCCTCTGACCTGTGAGGCAACAAACACTATATCTCAAGCCGTTATCAGCACCACTATGACCCTCACTGTTGAAG ATCCATTCACAGTGAGCCCCGCCTCTCAGGCCCAGCCGGTGTCAGGCaagtctttctctctgcagtgtgtcGGCTCTCAGAACCCGGCGTCCATTACGTGGCTGAAGGATGAAGGCCCGATGCCTGCGTCTGAAAGAGTGCATTTCTCCCCCGGAAACGTCACGATGACCTTCAGTCCTGTCCTGCAGGCAGATGATGGTTTATACCAGTGTGTGGTCACAGAGGGGCAGACCCCCATCCAGTCTATTGGCTACAAGATGCAAGTAAACT ACGGGCCGTCTTCAGTAACGATCAGTGGTGTCGACGTAGTAACTGTGGGAGTGCTGTACAGTTTCCAGTGCTCAGCCAGCTGCTACCCAACCTGCCAGTTCACCTGGACCAGAGGGAATGTGACCTCTCAGGGCTCGGAGCTGAGCTTGCAGCTTAAAGAGCTACAGCCAACCCAAAACCTGAGCTGCACGGCGTTTAATCCCACCACAGGAATATCAGTCACTGTCCAAAAGACGCTGCGAATGACTG CTGGGCCATCAAACATACAGATCAGCGGTCCAGCCTTTCTGGAAGCAGGAGTGGCATCCATCTTTACCTGCTCAGCTTACTGCTACCCCTCCTGCAGCTACTCATGGACTGTTGTCTTGGATAAGGACACGTACAGTACCGCACAAGGCAACACAATATCTGTCACTCCACCTGCTACTGCCGTTTCCTCCGAAACGCTGATCTGTGAGGCTTGGGACACCGTCCCTCACCTCAACGTCTCCAAGTCTCTGCTTGTGCAGGTGGCAA GTTTatctgacatcatcatcactggtGACAGTGCAGTAGTAATGGGCAAACAGTACAAGTTCACATGCTCTGCCACATGCAACCCATCCTGTGAATTCACCTGGAAGTACATGGGGAGGATTGTCCGGGAGGAGGTGGCAAACTCTGACAGCTACCTGGAGATCACTTTCAGTGACTACTCCAAAACTGAGTCTCTGACCTGTGAGGTCACCAACACGTTGTCTAACGCCACTATCACCACCACTAAGAACCTCACTGTCATCG ATCCATTCTCAGTGCGTCCCAGCTCTCAGGCCCCACCTGTTGCAGGGGAacctttctctctgcagtgtgttgGCACTCAGGACCCAGCCTCCATCACGTGGCTCAAGAACAATCAGCAAATCCTTGCATCTGAAAGAGTGCACTTCTCTGCCGACAACGCCACAGTGACCTTCAGTCCTGTCTTGCAAGCAGACGGCGGGTTATACCAATGTTTAGTAGTAGAGGGAGGCAACCAGACGCTCTACTACGACTCAGTGGAAATAGTGGAGGAGGGCGGGGCCCCCATCCTGTCGGTTGGCTATGTGATGCAAGTTAACT ACGGTCCAGGTGAGGTGCTTATTGTGAAACCCAACAAAGAGCCCGTAGGCCAGGAGATGTTCACCATGGACGGATCCAcgacagagctgcagtgtttgacCGACTGCTTCCCCGTCTGCTCCACCACCTGGTTCTACCGCGGCGGGCTGCTTTCTAGGAACGCCTCCATATCGTTCACACCTGTGACGCCTCCATATGAGACTGCCCTCACCTGTGTGGCCTTCAACTCGGTGACAAAGAGAAACCGAACGGCTGCGACCACGGTGGTGGTGCCAG acggACCGAAGGCTGTGATCATTTCGGGACCAGGCAGCCTTGAAGTAGGGGTCCCAGCGAGCTTCACGTGCTCGGCCGAGTGCACTCCGTCGTGCAGCTTCACGTGGACCTTGTACGGGAAAACGGTGACGGGGAGCGGCATCGACATCACCGTGAACCGCTACGTTTCCCAAGAGTCCATCAGCTGCCAGGCCGAGAACACGTACACCGGGAAGATGGCGACGTTCAACGAGACGCTCAGTGTCTCAG ATCCTCACTGGTGCGGATGTTAA